In Alphaproteobacteria bacterium, one DNA window encodes the following:
- a CDS encoding DMT family transporter, giving the protein MNGAPTPRDTLVGLSAFLITSIFWGANVPVTAVLFGTFDPYWMQIWRVLIGTVALAAIVVALQGVRALAIPISVGRFVMLGLGISLFLLVYNVGLRYTNAITAAAVMVGSPVYTALFLRAFNGTPFDKGFWVAALLTAIGGTIAVLGRADAAGLSLQGGEPLIALSVIFWALYSLAAQKWFVSAETQIRRTYVSTLSAVGCSVVLWSLCRMAGIAGPPNTEPGTEAVVMLVTIAILATAVGGVTWNIGVSRLGIAAGSLWQNAVPVFAVLIAMAFGIHPTGQQILGGAIVMAGVAYMQWRRFRG; this is encoded by the coding sequence ATGAATGGCGCGCCGACGCCGCGCGACACGCTGGTCGGCCTCTCGGCGTTCCTGATCACGTCGATCTTCTGGGGCGCCAACGTGCCGGTGACGGCGGTGCTCTTCGGCACCTTCGATCCCTACTGGATGCAGATCTGGCGCGTCTTGATCGGCACCGTGGCGCTGGCGGCGATCGTCGTGGCGCTGCAGGGCGTCAGGGCGCTCGCCATCCCGATTTCAGTCGGCCGCTTCGTGATGCTCGGGCTGGGCATCAGCCTGTTCCTGCTCGTCTACAATGTCGGCCTGCGCTACACCAACGCCATCACCGCCGCCGCCGTCATGGTCGGCTCGCCGGTCTACACGGCGCTGTTCCTGCGCGCGTTCAACGGCACGCCGTTCGACAAGGGCTTCTGGGTCGCCGCGTTGCTGACCGCGATCGGCGGCACCATTGCCGTGCTGGGCCGGGCCGACGCCGCCGGCTTGAGCCTGCAGGGCGGCGAGCCGCTGATCGCGCTCAGCGTCATCTTCTGGGCGCTCTACTCGCTGGCCGCCCAGAAATGGTTCGTATCAGCGGAGACCCAGATCCGCCGGACTTATGTCTCCACCTTGTCGGCCGTGGGCTGCAGCGTCGTCCTGTGGTCGCTGTGTCGGATGGCCGGCATCGCCGGACCGCCCAATACCGAGCCTGGCACCGAGGCCGTGGTCATGCTGGTGACCATCGCGATCCTGGCCACCGCCGTCGGTGGCGTGACCTGGAATATCGGCGTGAGCCGGCTGGGCATCGCCGCCGGCTCGCTGTGGCAGAACGCCGTCCCGGTCTTCGCCGTGCTGATCGCGATGGCCTTCGGCATCCACCCCACCGGCCAGCAGATTCTCGGCGGCGCGATCGTGATGGCTGGCGTGGCCTATATGCAGTGGCGCAGGTTCCGGGGTTGA
- a CDS encoding Zn-dependent alcohol dehydrogenase, translating into MKTRAAVLFEVNKPLQVVELDLAPPKAGEARVKMKAAGVCQSDWHVMNGDWPTALPVVPGHEAAGIVEEVASDVTSVKPGDHVVFSFRPHCGRCRYCTAGRTVLCIGRLNSPPSALFDGTLRLSQGTTGVNQMARIGTFSEHVVVPSEMLVPIRKDMPWPQAALVGCCVATGVGAVTRHAKIEAGSTVLVIGCGGVGLNAIQGAMLSGARKIIACDLLDNKLEMARKFGATDTVNSTKDDAVKRIKELTGGLGVDYAFDAVSIDKTQALAFDSLAPAGHAVTVGVPAATMRAAYSPLNLVFTEKTISGTFYGSVRPNVDFPVLVDHYMNKRINIDGLISRTYKLDEINEGFRAMMGGEVARGVVVFD; encoded by the coding sequence ATGAAAACGCGGGCCGCCGTGCTGTTCGAGGTCAACAAGCCGTTGCAGGTGGTCGAGCTCGACCTCGCGCCGCCCAAGGCCGGCGAGGCGCGGGTTAAGATGAAAGCCGCCGGCGTCTGCCAGAGCGACTGGCACGTGATGAACGGCGACTGGCCGACTGCGCTGCCCGTCGTGCCTGGTCACGAGGCCGCCGGCATCGTCGAGGAGGTTGCGTCCGACGTGACCTCGGTGAAGCCGGGCGACCACGTGGTCTTCTCATTCCGCCCGCATTGCGGACGCTGCCGCTACTGCACGGCGGGCCGCACGGTGCTGTGCATCGGCCGCCTGAACTCGCCGCCGTCGGCGCTGTTCGACGGCACCTTGCGGCTGTCGCAGGGCACGACCGGTGTGAACCAGATGGCGCGCATCGGCACCTTCAGCGAGCACGTCGTCGTGCCGTCGGAGATGCTGGTGCCGATTCGCAAGGACATGCCCTGGCCGCAGGCGGCGCTGGTCGGTTGCTGCGTCGCCACCGGCGTCGGCGCGGTGACGCGCCATGCCAAGATCGAGGCCGGCTCCACGGTGCTGGTGATCGGCTGCGGCGGCGTGGGCTTGAACGCCATCCAGGGCGCAATGCTCAGTGGTGCGCGCAAGATCATCGCCTGCGACCTGCTCGACAACAAGCTGGAGATGGCGCGCAAGTTCGGTGCCACGGATACCGTCAACAGCACGAAGGACGACGCGGTCAAACGCATCAAGGAGCTGACCGGTGGGCTGGGCGTCGACTACGCCTTCGACGCGGTGAGCATCGACAAGACCCAGGCGCTGGCCTTCGACTCGCTGGCGCCGGCGGGACATGCGGTGACGGTCGGCGTGCCGGCCGCGACCATGCGCGCAGCCTACTCGCCGCTCAACCTGGTGTTCACCGAGAAGACGATCTCCGGCACCTTCTACGGCTCGGTGCGGCCGAACGTCGATTTCCCGGTGCTGGTCGACCACTACATGAACAAGCGGATCAACATCGACGGCCTGATCAGCCGCACCTACAAGCTCGACGAGATCAACGAGGGCTTCCGTGCCATGATGGGCGGCGAGGTGGCGCGCGGCGTCGTGGTCTTCGACTGA
- the dctP gene encoding TRAP transporter substrate-binding protein DctP, which yields MRSMRALAAAIALVAGVAIAQAQDLPKLQFKVVGSFGNLTSWQKIEKPFWDALPKESGGAFTASAQSITGLGLKGSEVMGLLKQDRYDFAHGLPTYVANDPWLEAVDIAGVARDLDMARKITTVWAPRLDARMDRDYNAKFLNWYAFPTQMIHCKTPIKSLADLKGRKVGVQDVSQGDLVEGLGAIAVTLPFGDGVPALLRGAVDCAIASTSATNEVGWHEVVTHVIDMPVGFSIAYTAVSKATWRGLNGKSRDFLVAQLTAFEDRAWKVVADEAAMGRACIMGAICRDGKAGKLVRVLLSPNDRKAWENVVADIVLKRWARRCGADCVAVWNDTVGRMADVTAAP from the coding sequence ATGCGTAGCATGAGGGCGCTTGCGGCTGCCATCGCACTGGTGGCCGGGGTGGCGATCGCCCAGGCGCAGGATCTGCCGAAGCTCCAGTTCAAGGTGGTGGGTTCGTTCGGCAACCTCACCAGCTGGCAGAAGATCGAGAAGCCGTTCTGGGACGCGCTGCCGAAGGAGTCGGGCGGGGCCTTCACCGCCAGCGCGCAGTCGATCACCGGGCTCGGGCTCAAAGGTAGCGAGGTCATGGGCCTGCTCAAGCAGGACCGGTACGACTTCGCGCACGGGCTACCGACCTATGTCGCCAACGATCCCTGGCTCGAGGCGGTCGACATCGCGGGCGTGGCGCGCGATCTCGATATGGCGCGCAAGATCACCACGGTATGGGCGCCGCGCCTCGATGCGCGGATGGACAGGGACTACAACGCCAAGTTCCTGAACTGGTACGCCTTTCCGACACAGATGATCCATTGCAAGACGCCGATCAAATCGCTCGCCGATCTCAAGGGGAGGAAGGTGGGTGTGCAGGACGTGTCGCAGGGTGACCTGGTCGAGGGCCTTGGCGCCATCGCCGTCACCTTGCCGTTCGGCGACGGTGTACCCGCACTGCTGCGGGGCGCAGTCGATTGCGCCATCGCCAGCACATCGGCGACCAACGAGGTGGGCTGGCACGAAGTGGTGACGCACGTCATCGACATGCCGGTCGGTTTTTCTATCGCTTACACCGCCGTCAGCAAGGCGACGTGGCGTGGCCTCAACGGCAAATCGCGCGACTTCCTCGTGGCGCAATTGACTGCATTCGAGGACAGGGCCTGGAAGGTAGTCGCCGACGAGGCCGCAATGGGCCGGGCATGTATCATGGGGGCCATTTGCCGCGACGGTAAGGCGGGCAAATTGGTAAGGGTTCTACTTTCTCCCAACGACCGTAAGGCGTGGGAGAACGTGGTTGCCGATATTGTGCTGAAGCGCTGGGCCAGGCGCTGCGGCGCCGACTGCGTCGCGGTGTGGAACGACACCGTGGGCAGGATGGCGGACGTGACGGCGGCGCCGTGA
- a CDS encoding dihydroneopterin aldolase: MSAEDHASNLLRRDGETRRIFLRDLKVMADIGIHDFEKAARQKLLINIDLWVEVHKGDLGDDIANVLDYDFVRKGVVALVASRRFNLQETLVHAILDLCLTRPQVLVARVSSAKTDVYPDVAAAGYEATRVRR, encoded by the coding sequence ATGAGCGCCGAGGACCACGCCTCCAACCTGCTGCGGCGCGACGGCGAGACCCGCCGCATCTTCCTGCGCGATCTGAAGGTGATGGCCGATATCGGCATCCACGATTTCGAGAAGGCCGCGCGCCAGAAGCTACTGATCAACATCGATCTGTGGGTCGAGGTGCACAAGGGCGATCTCGGCGACGATATCGCCAACGTGCTCGACTACGATTTCGTGCGCAAAGGCGTCGTGGCGTTGGTGGCGAGCCGGCGCTTCAACCTGCAGGAAACCCTGGTGCACGCCATCCTCGACCTGTGCCTGACCCGGCCGCAGGTCCTGGTGGCGCGCGTTTCGAGTGCCAAAACGGACGTCTATCCGGATGTCGCCGCGGCAGGCTACGAAGCCACGCGCGTGAGACGATGA
- a CDS encoding alpha/beta hydrolase has translation MSVEFEPIVGRYLRFPFKGRDYRLYVEEAGQGIPLLCLHTAGSDGRQYRALMNDATITSKYRVIAFDLPWHGKSSPPEGFHHEQYKLTREFYIDIIVAVAKALELDRPVVMGCSIGGRVVLGLAADHAHVFRAIIGLQSSATPSAYYDISWLNHPEVDHSEAALGAVSGLMAPMSPEAERWETLWHYMQGGPGIFFGDLHFYTVDGDLQDRLHRIDTGKCPLYLLTGEYDYSCKPEYTLEVGKAVPGAKITIMKGLGHFPMSENPPLFRSFILPVLEEIAGRS, from the coding sequence ATGAGCGTCGAGTTCGAGCCCATCGTCGGCCGCTACCTGCGCTTCCCGTTCAAGGGTCGCGATTACCGGCTCTATGTCGAGGAGGCGGGGCAGGGTATCCCGCTGCTCTGTCTGCACACCGCCGGCTCCGACGGCCGCCAGTATCGCGCGCTGATGAACGACGCGACCATCACGTCGAAGTATCGCGTGATCGCCTTCGACCTGCCATGGCACGGCAAGTCCTCGCCGCCCGAGGGCTTCCATCACGAGCAGTACAAGCTCACCCGCGAGTTCTACATCGACATCATCGTCGCCGTGGCGAAGGCGCTGGAGCTCGACCGGCCTGTCGTGATGGGCTGCTCGATCGGCGGGCGCGTCGTGCTGGGGCTGGCGGCCGATCACGCGCATGTCTTCCGCGCCATCATCGGCCTGCAATCGTCGGCGACACCCAGCGCCTATTACGATATCTCGTGGCTGAACCATCCCGAGGTCGACCACAGCGAGGCGGCGCTGGGCGCGGTGTCGGGCCTGATGGCGCCGATGAGCCCGGAGGCCGAGCGCTGGGAGACGCTGTGGCACTATATGCAGGGCGGGCCGGGCATCTTCTTCGGCGACCTGCATTTCTACACGGTCGACGGCGATCTGCAGGACCGGCTGCATCGCATCGACACGGGCAAGTGCCCGCTCTACCTGCTGACCGGCGAGTACGATTACTCATGCAAGCCCGAGTACACGCTGGAGGTCGGCAAGGCCGTGCCCGGCGCGAAGATCACCATCATGAAGGGCCTCGGCCACTTCCCGATGAGCGAGAACCCGCCGCTGTTCCGCAGCTTCATCCTGCCGGTGCTGGAGGAGATCGCGGGGCGTTCGTGA
- a CDS encoding DMT family transporter, with translation MNRGSMLLASAGLMGCCLIWGSMTPILKELTEVMDLWLLSALRYVLGLPVLWVAWMLATAPRNNPRPMRVGQLASLGLAMSAFSVLFTFGVRHSHPVTAAIVLNTGPVIATVMAWLLLRAKPAPGFVIALSLSLTGAALVVIGAPGFAERGFGFEGGEPLLILAQVCWQWYSIRAQQWLGDRGQIGLSAITSSAAGLWMFAGYAAMYGAGLAGGLPDTISPLSIGYLIWVCVFGVAIAVLMWNYGVSRLSLPVASLHMNAAPVVTVLTSWAIGRPPTALQVLGGVVVLSGIVYMQSRQFARARA, from the coding sequence ATGAACCGTGGATCCATGCTCCTGGCCTCGGCCGGCCTGATGGGCTGTTGCCTGATCTGGGGCTCGATGACGCCGATCCTCAAGGAGCTGACCGAGGTCATGGACCTCTGGCTGCTCTCGGCGCTGCGCTACGTGCTGGGTCTGCCGGTGCTGTGGGTGGCGTGGATGCTGGCGACGGCACCGCGAAATAATCCGAGGCCGATGAGGGTAGGCCAGCTCGCTTCGCTGGGCCTCGCCATGAGCGCCTTCTCGGTGCTGTTCACCTTCGGTGTGCGCCACTCGCATCCTGTGACGGCGGCGATCGTGCTCAACACCGGGCCGGTGATCGCCACCGTCATGGCCTGGTTGCTGCTGCGCGCGAAGCCGGCGCCGGGCTTCGTCATCGCGCTGTCGCTCAGCCTCACCGGCGCGGCGCTGGTGGTGATCGGCGCGCCTGGCTTCGCCGAGCGCGGCTTCGGCTTCGAAGGCGGCGAGCCGCTCCTGATCCTCGCCCAAGTCTGCTGGCAGTGGTACTCGATCCGTGCCCAGCAATGGCTGGGCGATCGCGGCCAGATCGGCCTGAGCGCCATCACCTCCAGCGCCGCCGGACTGTGGATGTTCGCGGGCTACGCCGCGATGTACGGCGCCGGCCTGGCCGGCGGCCTGCCTGACACGATCAGCCCGCTCAGCATCGGCTACCTGATCTGGGTCTGCGTCTTCGGCGTCGCCATCGCGGTGCTGATGTGGAACTACGGCGTCAGCCGGCTGTCGCTGCCCGTGGCGTCGCTGCACATGAACGCCGCGCCCGTGGTGACCGTGCTGACCTCCTGGGCGATCGGCCGGCCACCGACGGCGCTGCAGGTGCTGGGTGGCGTGGTCGTGCTGTCGGGCATCGTCTACATGCAGTCGCGGCAATTCGCGCGGGCGCGCGCATGA
- a CDS encoding DUF2848 domain-containing protein produces MTVTLVFEGHARGAVEQVRAEIADLVVAGWTGRESAALEHHIEELQAIGVPRPSTVPLFYRMSVDRLMQAERIQVVGPDTSGEVEPMLIGTSDRLWVTVASDHTDRKAEAWSVALSKQLCPKICGRVAWRYEEVEAHWDRPMLRAWISEAGRRVLYQEGPAGNIRAPRDLVTRYTGGSKHLPAGTAMSCGTFNAIGGIRPSSRFEMELEDPVLNRRITHAYDIEVVPLVS; encoded by the coding sequence ATGACCGTCACGCTCGTCTTCGAGGGCCACGCCAGGGGCGCGGTCGAGCAAGTGCGCGCCGAGATCGCCGATCTCGTGGTCGCCGGCTGGACCGGCCGCGAGAGCGCGGCGCTGGAGCATCACATCGAGGAGCTGCAGGCGATCGGCGTGCCGCGCCCCAGCACCGTGCCGCTGTTCTATCGCATGTCGGTCGACCGCCTGATGCAGGCCGAGCGCATCCAGGTCGTCGGCCCTGACACGTCCGGCGAGGTCGAGCCGATGCTGATCGGCACCAGCGACCGGCTGTGGGTGACCGTCGCCTCCGACCACACCGACCGCAAGGCCGAAGCTTGGTCGGTGGCGCTCAGCAAGCAGCTCTGTCCCAAGATCTGCGGCCGCGTGGCCTGGCGCTACGAGGAGGTCGAGGCGCACTGGGACCGGCCGATGCTGCGCGCCTGGATTAGCGAGGCCGGCCGGCGCGTGCTCTACCAGGAAGGCCCGGCCGGCAACATCCGCGCGCCGCGCGACCTGGTCACCCGATACACCGGCGGATCGAAGCACCTGCCGGCGGGCACGGCGATGTCCTGCGGCACCTTCAACGCCATCGGCGGCATCCGCCCGTCGTCGCGGTTCGAGATGGAGCTCGAGGATCCGGTGCTGAACCGCAGGATCACGCACGCCTACGACATCGAGGTCGTGCCGCTGGTGAGCTGA
- a CDS encoding methyltransferase domain-containing protein, with product MGAPRAVGAVLPSSRALGEAMVEPIDFAKAKVIVEFGAGTGALTHAIVPHLTPQHRYLGIELNAAFVDHLRQEFPRLTFVAASVEDLDKILAQHGIESIDAIVCGLPWASLPVEVQERAFGHVSRFLVKDGLFITFAYLQGLPLPAARALRRRFDAIFSDVSRTRIVWGNVPPAFAYVCRK from the coding sequence ATGGGCGCGCCGCGTGCCGTCGGCGCGGTGCTGCCCAGCTCGCGGGCGCTGGGCGAGGCGATGGTCGAGCCGATCGATTTCGCCAAGGCGAAGGTGATCGTCGAGTTCGGCGCCGGCACCGGCGCGCTGACCCATGCCATCGTTCCGCACCTGACGCCGCAGCACAGGTATCTCGGCATCGAGCTCAACGCCGCGTTCGTGGATCACCTGCGCCAGGAATTCCCCAGGCTCACCTTCGTCGCCGCCAGCGTCGAGGACCTCGACAAGATCCTGGCCCAGCACGGCATCGAGTCGATCGACGCCATCGTCTGCGGCCTGCCCTGGGCGTCGCTGCCGGTGGAGGTGCAGGAGCGCGCCTTCGGCCATGTCAGCCGCTTCCTGGTGAAGGACGGATTGTTCATCACCTTCGCCTATCTGCAGGGCCTGCCGCTGCCGGCCGCGCGCGCCCTGCGGCGGCGATTCGACGCCATCTTCAGCGACGTCTCGCGCACGCGCATCGTCTGGGGCAACGTGCCGCCGGCCTTCGCCTATGTCTGCAGGAAGTAG
- a CDS encoding SDR family oxidoreductase: MKAVPTRAALVTGAGKRIGRAFALALASDGWFVFVHHNASAAEAKQTVADIVAAGGKASAVRADLASAKQADALIDRCRAKRVALSCLVNSASLFALDAAPHAGAALFDRHMAVNLRAPLLLSQALARQLPDGEIGVIVNILDQKLWNLNPDFLTYSLSKIGLQGLTTMLAQAFAPRLRVAGIAPGLTLRSGSQTDERFRRQHTANPLRVGVEPEDLVRALRFILATPSFTGDTLIVDSGEHLVGRPRDIAFDPKAGKAGRS, translated from the coding sequence ATGAAAGCCGTCCCCACGAGGGCGGCCCTCGTCACCGGCGCCGGCAAGCGTATCGGCCGCGCCTTCGCGCTGGCGCTGGCGAGCGACGGCTGGTTCGTCTTCGTGCACCACAACGCCTCGGCGGCGGAGGCGAAGCAGACCGTGGCCGATATCGTCGCCGCGGGCGGCAAGGCGAGCGCGGTGCGTGCCGACCTTGCCTCGGCGAAGCAGGCCGACGCCTTGATCGACAGGTGCCGGGCCAAGCGCGTGGCGCTCAGCTGCCTGGTCAACAGCGCCTCGCTGTTCGCGCTGGACGCCGCGCCGCATGCCGGCGCCGCGCTGTTCGACCGCCACATGGCCGTCAACCTGCGCGCACCGCTGCTGCTGTCGCAGGCGCTGGCGCGGCAGCTGCCGGACGGCGAGATCGGCGTGATCGTCAACATCCTCGACCAGAAGCTCTGGAACCTCAATCCGGACTTCCTCACATACTCGCTGAGCAAGATCGGCCTGCAGGGCCTGACGACGATGCTGGCCCAGGCCTTCGCGCCGCGCCTGCGCGTGGCCGGCATCGCGCCCGGCCTGACCCTGCGCAGCGGCAGCCAGACCGACGAGCGCTTCCGCCGGCAGCACACCGCCAATCCGCTGCGCGTCGGCGTCGAGCCCGAGGATCTGGTGCGCGCCCTGCGCTTCATCCTGGCGACGCCGTCCTTCACCGGCGACACGCTGATCGTCGACAGCGGCGAGCATCTCGTCGGCCGCCCGCGCGACATCGCCTTCGATCCGAAGGCAGGCAAGGCCGGCAGGTCATGA
- a CDS encoding NAD(P)/FAD-dependent oxidoreductase, whose translation MAYETVDCVVVGAGVVGLAVARALAMAGREVIVLEAREGIGTETSSRNSEVIHAGIYYPRGGNIARLCVEGRRLLYRYCDEHGVPYNNCGKFIVATTEAERETLASIKARAEANGVEGMEFLSAAEAMAIEPQLSCTGALVSPTTGIIDSHRFMVALQGDAEEAGAMIAFHSPMERGRVVEDGIEIDVGGEQPMTLRTRLLVTSAGLHAPDLARRIEGALYNTLPTAYYAKGNYFRLSGKAPFSRLIYPVPVPGGLGVHITVDLGGQARFGPDVEWIEEIDYEVDPARGDKFYAAVRRYWPDLKDGALQPDYSGIRPKIVPPGAPAQDFTFHGPETHRIPGLIHLFGIESPGLTASLAIGDHVLAMTEPSHA comes from the coding sequence ATGGCGTACGAGACGGTTGATTGCGTGGTGGTCGGCGCGGGGGTCGTCGGCCTGGCGGTGGCGCGGGCGCTGGCGATGGCCGGGCGCGAGGTGATCGTGCTGGAGGCCCGCGAGGGCATCGGCACCGAGACCTCCTCGCGCAACAGCGAGGTGATCCACGCCGGCATCTACTATCCCAGGGGCGGCAATATCGCCCGGCTGTGCGTCGAGGGAAGGCGCCTGCTCTACCGCTATTGCGACGAGCACGGCGTGCCCTACAACAATTGCGGCAAGTTCATCGTCGCCACGACGGAGGCCGAGCGCGAGACCCTGGCTTCGATCAAGGCACGCGCCGAGGCCAATGGCGTCGAGGGCATGGAGTTCCTCAGCGCCGCCGAGGCCATGGCGATCGAGCCGCAGCTGAGCTGCACCGGCGCGCTGGTCTCGCCGACCACCGGCATCATCGACAGCCACCGCTTCATGGTGGCGTTGCAGGGCGACGCCGAGGAAGCCGGCGCGATGATCGCCTTCCACAGCCCGATGGAACGCGGCCGCGTCGTCGAGGACGGCATCGAGATCGATGTCGGCGGCGAGCAGCCGATGACCCTGCGCACGCGCCTGCTGGTGACCAGCGCCGGGCTGCACGCGCCCGACCTCGCACGCAGGATCGAGGGCGCGCTCTACAACACGCTGCCCACCGCCTACTACGCCAAGGGCAATTATTTCCGTCTGAGCGGCAAGGCGCCGTTCTCGCGCCTCATCTACCCCGTGCCGGTGCCCGGCGGGCTGGGCGTGCACATCACCGTCGATCTCGGCGGCCAGGCGCGCTTCGGCCCCGACGTCGAGTGGATCGAGGAGATCGACTACGAAGTCGATCCGGCGCGCGGCGACAAGTTCTACGCCGCCGTGCGCCGCTACTGGCCCGACCTGAAGGACGGCGCGCTGCAGCCCGACTATTCCGGCATCCGGCCCAAGATCGTGCCGCCGGGCGCGCCGGCGCAGGACTTCACCTTCCACGGCCCCGAGACTCATCGCATTCCCGGCCTGATCCACCTCTTCGGCATCGAATCGCCGGGGCTGACGGCCTCGCTCGCCATCGGCGATCACGTGCTGGCGATGACGGAGCCAAGCCATGCGTAG